The Leptodactylus fuscus isolate aLepFus1 chromosome 5, aLepFus1.hap2, whole genome shotgun sequence genome segment aaaatatcagaaaggcagagaagaagaatggtgagaacagtcaaggacaatccacagaccacctccaaagagctgcagcatcatcttgctgcagatggtgtcactgtgcatcggtcaaaaatacagcgcactttgcacaaggagaagctgtatgggagagtgatgagaaagaagccgtttctgcacgtacgccacaaacagagtcgcctgaggtatgcagaagcacatttggacaagccagcttcattttggaagaagttcctgtggactgatgaaacaaagattgagttgtttggtcatacaaaaaggcattatgcatggcgtccaaaaaaaacagcattacaagaaaaacacatgctacccactgtaaaatttggtggaggttccatcatgctttggggctgtgtggccaatgccggcatcgggaatcttgttaaagttgagagtcgcatggattccactcagtatcagcagattcttgggaataatgttcaagaatcagtgacgaagttgaagttaccccggggatggatatttcagcaagacaatgatccaaaacactgctccaaatcaactcaggaattcatgcagaggaacaagtacaatgttctggaatggccatcccagtccccagacctgaatatcattgaacatctgtgggatgatctgaagcgggctgtccatgctcggcgaccatctaacttaactgaacttgaattgttttgtaaagaggaatggtccaaaataccttcatccaggatccaggaactgattaaaagctacaggaggcgactagaggctgttatctttacaaaaggaggatctactaaatattaatgtcacttttctgttgaggtgcccatacttttgcaccagtcaaattttggtttaatgcatattgcacattttctgttagtacaataaacctcatttcaatcctgaaatattactgtgtccatcagttattagatatatcaaactgaaatggctgttgcaaacaccaaaatatttagaacaaaaaatgattaagattaataggggtgcccaaactttttcataggactgtattaccaACACATTTGTatatgtaagggtatgttcacatctgcattgatgTCAATCTGATATCACAGATGATAAAGTCCTTCATGCCTGATGTTAGTAATATAATAACGGATATCCGACGTACCCCACTATAGTCATTGGGGGCCCTCGGGAACCCGTTATTAGTCCGATCCTCTTTATTGATCAATCTGCTCTTTCCGTCCTATgacggacctgaagaacggattAAATGACACAGCACGCGCTCTAATAGATGTATAGGTGAGTGTCTTGTATTCTGAGACTTGTAGTTTGGCATCCAGTCATGTATAGATGACACGATGTTCAGCTTTGGGAGCAGAAATCCCAGCCAAAAAAATCCTACAAGTACAATCTTTTTTTCATCTGGTGATGTCTGTAAAAAATAATGGCCACCCAACAAACCCTGGTATATCCAATGGGGCTCTTTCAGATATGTTGTCTGTTATTACATGGACGATTATTTACCTTCAAAGGAGCAGAAGAACAGAAACTctgacacaggtgtgaacttgACCTTATCTAAAATTTCCTAGGAAATCTGATTTAGAGGAATGCTTGAGCCCAACCCGCTGATTTCGGAAGGACCGACCAACTATATTATGTATATGGGGTGTCTTCACTTTCTCCAGGCAGGTGATGTCAGAAACACAGGATGGGGCATGTTGCATTtcaatgcctgatccttttgttttcaGCGGTGATATGAGGTGTATGGCAGAGTTACACCCCTATCTTggaatgtatactgtatacatatgttGGTAGGAATAGCTGACAGCTGTTGGaggtgtatagtcactattaAGATGAATTTTGgttgtttttgttctgttttattcACAGGTTGAGTGGTATGTCTGTCTCATGTGGACtatggaaacagctgatcaggtTGTTCTACGCTGTTtccccatagaagtgactggGACTTACGGGAACGGTATAGCAGTGTGCTATGTTATTACTGTATCTCCTACTTCTATGGGAGAAACCGTGTAAGGCCCGTGGTCAGATACAGTTTGATAAAACTGGACCATATTATGCCGGTGTTTTCTGGCCTGAATCTGATTTGGAGACGAGAACTTTTTCAGAACTTTTTCATCCGGGAATTTTGGATGCACTCAGTCCCAAGTCTTCCCCTGGGCCCCAATACATCCTGTTACTTGGGGATTAGTGGCCATTTTGTTGTAAGCAGGCTTGTAGGATTATCCACTGGCAGCGGAATAATAAAGCGGAGAGCAGGGCACGGCAGGGCGGCGCCGTGATAACAATCAATAGCCATTATATTATTACCAGCTACCAACTGGCCAAGGACCAGACACATCTCCGGGCACATTATCAGATTGCTTTCTTATGGGTCTATTCCTGGCCCTCGCTACGTGATAAGGCAACGCCTATGTAAGCTGGGGGATTCGCTTCATAGTCCTGGTCTCCAGGTGtaccttgaagctcctgggccccagtgcaatatcAGTCACAGGGCCCCCCAACCTACCATGTGGCATTCATAATCCTGGTATCATTGGGCCTCCTGAGATGCAAATACTATATCTGCACTGCCCTGTAGATACGGCCCTGTAAAATGTGAGGCGATCAAGAAATTGGAAAATTTCCTtcccttaaagaggacgtttcaccatCTCctgttcttagtatctgttaatagactcctctccactgatttaaagcacagttggaatcttttctctagcccccaccgttcctgagcaatcagtgctgttagttttgttcCATGATTATGCTATTAGTCTCTATagtaggtgggcagtgtcagacaggagcagacaagggggtgtgattctgcccTCTGACCCTGGATGCCTCGGATTGGAGCCCTGATTTACACCccttgtctgacaccgcccttctgacattacagagcttagatagcacatcaggtaccaaaactgttACCTTGAAAATCAATTGAGGTCTGCTACCCCGGAGCACCGCTTCAGCTCCACAGGCCACGTGATGTTCAGTCACATGATCTATTCATagctcaagtgaatgggctaatctgcaataccaagcacagccactatataaacTGTAAGTAGTAAACTCTGCAgctaattggtgggggtctctggGTCAGACTCCTGttcatcttcaattgatgaccccaTTAACAGAAATCTGATCACAAAGTGTCTTGGTGCCAGGACCTCCACTGATCGGGGAActtctctgcagcgccaccacaggagatatTAAGTAGTACACAGTGTCCATGCAGATCAATGGCTTGTCTGCTTAATGCAGGACAGGTCCTAAGAGATTAGGAGGTGAGGTTGACCCTCTACCCACTCAGAATTCTGTAACAGGGGGTATAAAATAGTTTCTCTGAACTGCAGCACCCCTTTACTTATTGATCCTTCTGCTCCATTGTCCCCTAGGCCTGGACTACAGGACCACAATTCCTGCTGGGCCTTTGCATGTTGTCCATTTGCTCTTTTATGTGATTTGACCTATTCATGTACCATGACCCGCATAATACCTGGCTCAGTGCAAATGCAAGTTTGCACGGAGATCAAGTTTGAGCCGATCGACCTATCCCAGTTAAAGAtgtgacagcgccccctgctgagtGCACGGTACTGTGGTAGTGTCTAGCATTGCTGCTGCACTGGGATCAGATCCAACTTGTCCTCATCTGCATTGTCTGTTAGATTTATTGTCTCGCTGACGGCTCAGGCCATTGTTCCTCATTGTTGTTGGATGTGACGTTTATATTACAGATTGTACAAGGCCGATGTTAGCAGATGCCATATAAATCCGCCTCACGTCCTAATGTTATCCTTCTTCCTTCCATCTACATACAGATCCCAGCTGCTGGACACTGATATGGATTATGAGCGTCCCAATGTTGAGACGATAAAATGCGTGGTGGTCGGAGACAACGCCGTTGGCAAAACTCGCCTGATCTGTGCACGGGCATGCAACGCCACCCTGACACAGTACCAGCTTCTTGCCACACATGTGCCAACCGTCTGGGCCATAGATCAGTATCGCGTGTGCCAAGAGGTGAGTATTCATCTACATGTATTCACACAATGGCCGTGGAACAAGCGGGCATAACCGTTAGCTCGGTATTATCATCAATGAAACCAAAATCACATCTTCATGGAGGTCGGTTTTCATTTGCATTGCAGTTTCTTTCCATACCATGTTCACCAAtccactgttttcctatttacatctcgggaaacagatttgcataattttcccataatcccccccagtggagcgaaaatggcatATGGCGAAAGTCTCATACGCCTGTGAagatgatctctccttaaggagtgataatatccccagtACAGTTCTCTATAAATAAGTGGACCTATAAGGGAGTTTAATGGTTAATATTTCACAAAGCTTTATGAGGATAGAACAGCTAAGTGTGAATACTGTTACAGAAGGCGAGCAAAGACCACTGCTCATTCACACAACAGGATTCAATGGCCGGGTGGAAAAGGGGATTGGCATTACAATACAGAATGTTTAGCCCAGAGCCTGTCTAAATCATGTGCCACTAGTCTGCTTCTGAGGCGCGGCATCCGAAACGCAGGCCAGAGGGACATATGTTTGATGAATGATGTACAATTGAGTCATCCTGTTGTTTATCTGCACGGCACCATTGTCTTAGACACCCTTAACTTCTTACTCTTCTCCTTATTGTAGGTGTTGGAGCGCTCCCGTGATGTCGTGGATgatgtcagtgtgtcattgcGGTTGTGGGATACTTTTGGAGACCACCATAAAGACAGGAGATTTGCCTATGGAAGGTATGATATGGTTAAAACGGCCTTCAAGCCAGCTTAAACAGGGCTGTCTCATCAGAGACTACTTCTTGCAAAATGGCCCCTGGTTGCTTTGCAAAGCCAGCACTTCATGTCCTGCTTCTGACATCCCATGGCCTACAGCTAATTTTGTCAGGGAAGCCATGTCCAGCCAGACACTTCCCCTTGCAGGAAAAACATAGTATTAGATGGTGATCATTAAAATGATTGGTCAGTCAAGTAGTACAAGGACATTTTGAGATCTTTAGATCAGGAGTTGCTCATCCCCCATGCTGGCTTGAAGAGGGGAGACATGGCATATAGATGGGACTCTGGTGCAGAGTCCGCATCTGGTTAGAGCCTCTTCAGTGATGTCAGggactactgaggcctgtgattgagcctcagcagtCATATGTGGTAATGTTTAGCATCATTTCGCCACATGACCACGAAGACCCAATCAAAGGTCTCAGCTGTCTCTGACATCACTCAGGAGGCAGAAGAGGCACAAACGGGACACGGAGCtcaggagaggcgagtaacacTGTTTGCTTGTTCACCTctgctaattatactctgagggtctaAAGAGACACCAGAGTAGAATAGTAGTTTGTGGGTGATAAGCCCCCAAAATTGTGAGTTTCATTCATAACAAGAACCATCTGTTATCCCTTTTATGTGGGATTTTCATTCAATTAGCATAGATGTGGGTATTACAGTGTATCGGGGCGCCACTATAGGatactatactgtgagggggggccattatgggacattatactgtattggggtcactatgggacattatactgtatcggggtcactatgggacattctactgtgtggaggacTATTATTGGatcttatagtgtatgggggtcactataggactatataatataagggggccaCGATCAGACAttttactatgtggaggggccactatgggatattatactgtgtggagaggataTAATGCAAATTATCctgcgtggaggggccattatgcgaCGGCTGGGGCGTTTTCGTACTATGGGGTACTTCAGTTGAAATGGTTAAGAAACACtgttctaacctatctatctgctgggttgagttctggtgacagattccctttaacccaggggtagggaacgtgcggctctccagctgttgcaaaactacaactcccagcatgcgtacttgctctgctgttcttggaactcccatggaagtgaatggagcatgctgggagttgtagtttcacagctgctggagagccaaaggttccctacccctgctttaacccCTAAATTCAGCCAGAGGAGGTCAGCAGTAACGGGGCAGCTATACTTTTCCCCTGGAGCTGTTACTGCAGGGAAATATAACATTACATGACAGCTATAAAAGTGAATAGCTGTCAGTATAATACAAGGATGGATCATTTGTAGCGGGAGCCGCTGATCCTTAAAGCCTCCTCGGTGCCTCATAAAAAAAAGGATTGCAAGTGAAAACCTTCTATAGCCATTACTTATCATgtaaactcagagtaggggagtataacctacccaaaatgggacgtattaaaatatagcctttattggttcagttaaaatacccaaaggaacaaacaaacaaaaaattccccattaaaaaagaaaggaaaggagaatgGACAGAGTAGTGTGTCTCTGAAATTGCTAATAGCCATTACTTACCTGTGAGTGCTGACTTGTCTATAGGGTAATAGTAGGGATCCAGAATGCATTGTGAGACTATAGGACTGCAAAGCTAAACGGAGCCATTTCAGTTATAGTAATTGCTAGTCAAGCAACACCCAGGTAAAATATTATCCTATCCCAGAGGCAAAGGATGAAGTTCtttggccccaatgcaaaatctcaaCATATAGCACTTCTAATGTTGTATCTTAGATGACCCATTTACCCAGTCGGTCACTAGTATCCGGGAGTGccggctacctctgcacccctgttGTAGCTCCGATCCTATACTCATGTCTTTTATTTGTCTTTCATAGGTCAGATGTTGTTGTCCTCTGTTTCTCCATTGCCAACCCTAACTCGCTACAGCATGTCCAGACTATGTGGTACCCGGAGATAAAGCACTTCTGCCCCCGAGCACCTGTCATCTTGGTTGGATGCCAATTGGACCTTCGCTATGCTGATCTGGAGGCAGTGAACCGCGCCCGCCGCCCCCTGGCCAGGTGGTCTTTAAGTTGTTTACTCTGACAGAGACTTCTCGCAGTTCTGTAGAGGTTTATTTGTCATGACATGAATAATGCCTGTCTAATATCGATGCCAATCCATCAGTGAGCTGGCATGACATTTGAACTAATCTGAACGAAGACCCTAATGCTGTCCAGCGAGCCCAGCAGAGCTCTTGTCTTACACCTGTCTGATCTTAAATGTCATGTCATTGGGGCTGCACAGAGCGGAGAATGTGAAGCGGCTTGGCAGAGCTAAAGATCCGTCTTTCCGCAGCTTAGCTGTTCACTTCATTACAGGAAAGTAAAATGCTAGACAAAACCTTTAAATAGACCTGAAATGTTCCAGATGACTCTGCATCTTAGTGGTGCGCCCAGTATATCCACATCGCAGGAAACTACAACTTATCCCTGTACGTTGTGCAAATGACGCAGCTATCAGGGCATTAGCATTATGCCATGAGAAAAAGGAGACACAAATCCGGGGTAAAAATACATCTGAAATCACACAGTGCTGCCCTGCGCCATACATTGAACAGCACTGATACTACATAGGTAATGCCAAGCTATGTAAATATATGATGCAGAAACTGTACCCTCACCATCTGCAACAGCGTGTAATGTGCAGTCTGCTGGCTGAAGGCTAGGCCTTGTACCCGTTGTGCAAACATTTAATAATCCATGGACACCCTGCTGTGTAACTACTTATACTATGACAAACTAAACTAATgtgagtgaatggagtcacattgtgaaCCCTAGTGTGCGGCATGTGCAACTACTTGTTCCAAAAATGTTGAGCAATGTTTGACTCAAAGTCACGATCAGTGCACAAGGGGTCTCAATGCAACCCCATTTACTAACATTTGCAAAATAATCACAGGGAAACCCAGCAATCCTTGGTCGCACAACGGAAATCACAGCCAAAGTCCCTAGCCTTAGAGATAAAGTGGTTACACAGCAGGGTGTCGCTGGATTATCAAGTGTTTACAAGAGTAGAATAAAATGTTTGCTTTGCAAAATGCATCACTAGGTaagaaataaaaatgataaaataatgaTTTTAATTATTACTAATTCAGAATCCTTTCTATTGCCATAAGCATAACAACTAGTACTGGAGAACAATGATCACATAGGAAAAAGAACAATGGTGACCTAAAACAGAAATAATAGAACTAACTCCAGGCAAAACTGCGgcttatcctgcaaaaaacaagctccCATGTACCTTCTAACAGAAAcctaaagttatggcttttagacTTGCAACACAAAAACAAATGAGTGAAGAGTAAAAATACAACTGGTGCTGCAAAGAATAAGACTTcatatgtaataaaaatgtagtaatgctacgttcacactagcattcgggtttccgttctttgggtccacttggggacctgaaaaacagaaaccaaatgtgtttaaagggatcctatcattaaaacgcaatttttttgtgactaacacgtaggaatagccttaagaaaggctattcttctcctacctttagatgtcttctccacgccgctgttcggtagaaatcccggttttcgtcagtatgcaaatgagttctcttgcagcactgggggcgtccccaatgctgcaagagaactctccagcgccgcctccatcttcttcaggaacagcctcttcacgggtcttcttccgaagctgggttcaaacttgtaggcctcgggcattgggcagagccgactgcgcatgcccgtggccacaagaaagatggacgcttacacagtaagtaagcagccattttcttgtggcctgtgggcatgcgcagtcagctctgcccgaggcctagaagtttgaccccagtgccagaagaagactcgcagaggccattcctgaagaagatggaggcattgctggagagttctctcacagcattggggacacccctagtgctgtgtgagcgctggggaccgcccccagtgctgcaagagaacttatttgcatactgacgaaaaccgggatttctaccgaacggcggcgcggagaagacatctaaagataggagaagaatagctttttttaaggctattctaacgtgttagtcacaaaaaattgcattttaatgataggatccctttaaatagtctataggatccactgagtttccacccgaaaaatgtggagaacaaAATCCTCCCTGCAGGACTCTACTCTCTCTCCTTTTTTCAAGcgaaatgggggacggaatccccaaacggtcGCCCAACGCAGTTGTTTGTAGTCTTAAATCAATCTGCTCCAAAATGTCACCTGCTAAAACCAATAATGGTGTCGTTTAGGAGActgtaataggagcagaaacctaTCCTATACCGATGAAGCAATGCTGAGAGAACTATATTTATGGACATGTAGATTACCCTGCAAGTGCACTAGGGACGGGGCCTAATTTGCCTACAGTCAGCCGGAGTGCTCTCCATTCTTCTCTATGGGAGTTGGAAAATAGAACTGCCTTCTGGCTATCTTCAGAACTTTTATATACATGAAGTAGATATGAGCTCTGGGCAATTCTGTCCTCAGCGGCCATGGGACCCACGTCTATTGTAGATTTATGGCCTACCTTGCATGTTAAAGGAGACATTTCTTAGAAGTCCTGATAACCATTTCTTCCTTTTTCAGGCCAATTCGTCCCCAGGAGATTCTTCCACCCGAGAAAGGCCGGGAAGTAGCCAAAGAACTTGGCATCCCATATTATGAAACCAGTGTGGTGGCGCAATGTGGCATCAAGGAAGTTTTTGATAATGCAATCCGTTCAGCTCTCATATCTCGTCGCCACTTACAGTTTTGGAAGTCACACTTGAGAAGCGTACGCAAACCTCTCCCACAAGCCCCTTTTCTTCCCCCTCGGCCCCCTCCGCCTGTTATCATAGTGCCTGATCCTCCTGCTCAGAGTGAAGATCATCCTGGACACCTTCTAGAAGAAGCCTCCTGTGCCGATGTAGTGCTGGTGGTCCAAGAAAGGATTCGTATCTATGCCCACCGCATCTACCTCTCCACCGCTTCCTCCAAATTTTGTGACCTTTTCCTTTTGGATGATGGAGATCCTCCATCTCAAGCCAGGGATCCTCTTCTACGTGCCTCAAGCTTTGATGCTTGTGAAGGTTCAGGAGAAACCGAGGGGGGAGGGATGAGAACCTCAGCCAGCGATGGTACTTTGGGAAGGGAAGGTGATAGAGATTTGTCAGGATGGAGCAGAGCTTTTGAAAGCATACGAAGTGGAGTTCTGGAGGAGCCACCAGGTTACCGGGCCAGAAGGGTAACTGTGGTAAAGATGGACAGCTCGGTGAGGTCTGGACCCTTCAGAGCCGTGCTGAAATATCTGTACACTGGACGCCTGGACGAAAGAGAGCCCGAGCTGATGGAGGTGGCCCACATTGCTGAGCTTTTGGAGGTGTTTGATTTGCGTATGATGGTGGCAAATATCCTGAATCGAGAAGCCTTCATGAACCAAGAGATCACTAGAGCTTTCCATGTCCGGAGGAGCAATCGCATCAAGGAATGTTTGGCAAAAGGGATCTTCTCTGGTGAGAACTGCCTCCAGGAGGTGCCGATATATCTCCTCCACAAACACTGCAAACATTTCTATTCATATTTGCATTATATCTTTTCACCAAGGGTTCCAATATATATGTCATCAGGAATAGTGTTATCTGCAGTACTAGGTTAGGCCCGGCTCATATCTGCGttctgtattaaagggatcctatcattcgcacgcaattttttttctaagtaccatgtcggaatagccttaagaaagactattctcctacctttcgttgtcttctccatgtcaCTGTTCGcttgcaatcccggtttttctctgtatgcaaattggctctctcgcagcactgggtgcgggccccagcattcaaacagcactgggcgcgtccccaatgctgcgagagaactctctccagcaccgcctccatcggTGTCTTCACAGACTTCTTCCGGCTGGGTCAAAATTAAACgtatgcgcaagtcggctctgccagcggagcTCGAGCAGAGTCAACTTCACATgtgggcagccattttttttggtgGCCGGCCGATTACTCGAGCATCTGCAGTACGTTCTgtgctccatagaactacaggagtgtactgctcATGCTTGagtaagcggccggccaccaaaaaaatggctgcccgcatgtgaagttgACTCTGCCCGAGCTCCGCtgacagagccgacttgcgcatatGTTTAATTTTGACCCAGTCGGAAGAAGACATtggtgacgaagatggaggtggcgctggagagagttctcttgcagcattggggatgcccccaatgctgtttgaacgctgggacccgcccccagtgctgtgagagctaatttgcatatcgagaAATACCGAGATtgcaggcgaatggcggcgcggggaagacaacgaaaggtaggagaagaatagcctttcttaaggctattccgacttggtacctagaaaaaaattgcgTGTGAATGTTAGGATTCCTTTAAAAAGcaattagctaagaaaccacatgtaccctatagactataatggggtccatgtggtttccgctctgtttccacacaaaacatgccgagagaaaagtgctgcttgtctatggggtctgtgtggtttcttagctaaccactttaataattcatataggtttccgttcgggggtccccaatcagactccccgaacagactaTCGAACGCAGAGGTGAACCGGTCCTTATCACATTCACAACCTCATAAGTCTGTTAAGAAATCCTATGAGGTCCTTAGTGTGTTTGCTTTCTGTCCGGCATGTACTCCTTTTACATTGTCCTTTTCTTCTCCTTTAGATGTCACTTTTGTTCTGGATGATGGAACCATTAAGGCGCATAAACCGCTGCTTatctctgggtgtgactggatgGCTGCCATGTTTGGAGGCCCCTTTTTGGAAAGCAGCACCTCTGAGGTGAGTACGGACTTGTAGCCTAATATTACACATAAGGCTAGAGCTACACGGCGAGATGTGTCATGTGACAAAAAGTCAGATTAAGTATAAGCTCACATCTGCACCAAGATTTCTGTTGGAGACTCTGCCGCAGAAATCGGCCATTATAGTCAGAGGGTCCGCCAGTATCCGTGTTTTAGCATTCTGACTCTGTCAAGCCTGGTGTGAACCTAGATTAAGTTATGCGACAAAACTGCTGAGAATCGGCTGTAAAAACACAAGTCACATGCAACCTGCAACAAAAATCCAACACAGTTTGGCTTTTCTGTGATAGTCATGTAGCAATTGTATGATGTAGCATGTCACACCTCAGACATGCATTGCACAAATTATGTTACACTACAAAAAAATCTCCTTGAAGTCACTATAACAGTTGTGTGACTTGCCTACGCCTTGGACTAGGATTACACAGTGATTTTTGGCCTTGACTCCCATTGTGTGAACTTCACTAATGATAGtaaatggag includes the following:
- the RHOBTB2 gene encoding rho-related BTB domain-containing protein 2 isoform X1; translation: MAAISQLLDTDMDYERPNVETIKCVVVGDNAVGKTRLICARACNATLTQYQLLATHVPTVWAIDQYRVCQEVLERSRDVVDDVSVSLRLWDTFGDHHKDRRFAYGRSDVVVLCFSIANPNSLQHVQTMWYPEIKHFCPRAPVILVGCQLDLRYADLEAVNRARRPLARPIRPQEILPPEKGREVAKELGIPYYETSVVAQCGIKEVFDNAIRSALISRRHLQFWKSHLRSVRKPLPQAPFLPPRPPPPVIIVPDPPAQSEDHPGHLLEEASCADVVLVVQERIRIYAHRIYLSTASSKFCDLFLLDDGDPPSQARDPLLRASSFDACEGSGETEGGGMRTSASDGTLGREGDRDLSGWSRAFESIRSGVLEEPPGYRARRVTVVKMDSSVRSGPFRAVLKYLYTGRLDEREPELMEVAHIAELLEVFDLRMMVANILNREAFMNQEITRAFHVRRSNRIKECLAKGIFSDVTFVLDDGTIKAHKPLLISGCDWMAAMFGGPFLESSTSEVVLPYTSRGSMRAVLEYLYTGQFTTGPDLDPLDLIILANRLCLPHLVALTEKHTVSVMMDASLNNKDIDGEALVLLEAAQFHGALQLAAWCLHHISTNYNRVCRKFPREIKLVSPENQQTLEMQRWPPVWYLKEEDHFQRAQREREKETALHQKRQPKRRWLFWNSSSAGSPASSTTSSSAVG
- the RHOBTB2 gene encoding rho-related BTB domain-containing protein 2 isoform X2, coding for MAAISQLLDTDMDYERPNVETIKCVVVGDNAVGKTRLICARACNATLTQYQLLATHVPTVWAIDQYRVCQEVLERSRDVVDDVSVSLRLWDTFGDHHKDRRFAYGRSDVVVLCFSIANPNSLQHVQTMWYPEIKHFCPRAPVILVGCQLDLRYADLEAVNRARRPLARPIRPQEILPPEKGREVAKELGIPYYETSVVAQCGIKEVFDNAIRSALISRRHLQFWKSHLRSVRKPLPQAPFLPPRPPPPVIIVPDPPAQSEDHPGHLLEEASCADVVLVVQERIRIYAHRIYLSTASSKFCDLFLLDDGDPPSQARDPLLRASSFDACEGSGETEGGGMRTSASDGTLGREGDRDLSGWSRAFESIRSGVLEEPPGYRARRVTVVKMDSSVRSGPFRAVLKYLYTGRLDEREPELMEVAHIAELLEVFDLRMMVANILNREAFMNQEITRAFHVRRSNRIKECLAKGIFSDVTFVLDDGTIKAHKPLLISGCDWMAAMFGGPFLESSTSEVVLPYTSRGSMRAVLEYLYTGQFTTGPDLDPLDLIILANRLCLPHLVALTEKHTVSVMMDASLNNKDIDGEALVLLEAAQFHGALQLAAWCLHHISTNYNRVCRKFPREIKLVSPGKCGHGP